One window from the genome of Streptomyces sp. WZ-12 encodes:
- a CDS encoding acetoacetate--CoA ligase, which translates to MTTAPHSAAQPTPEPLWQPGPDRIAGAQVTRFHAWAATHHGAPAPTPGDPAASYAALHRWSVDQLPTFWGAVAEWFDVRFATPYDTVLADRTMPGARWFPGATLNYAEHALRAAEDPARADTPALLHVDERQEPAPLTWAELRTQVGSLAAALRRLGVRPGDRVSGYLPNIPEAVVALLATAAVGAVWTSCAPDFGARSVLDRFQQVEPVVLFTVDGYRYGGKEHDRRDTVAELRAELPTVRATVHVPLLGTPAPEGALNWSDLTTDDTQPVFEQVPFDHPLWVLYSSGTTGLPKAIVQSQGGILLEHLKQAGLHCDLGPDDRFFWYTSTGWMMWNFLVGGLLVGSTIVLYDGSPGHPDVAAQWQVAAATRATVFGTSAAYVMACRKAGLHPARDLDLSTVTCVATTGSPLPPDGFRWLHDTFAEAGTDLWTASVSGGTDVCSCFAGAVPTLPVHIGELQAACLGTDLQAWDPQGKPVVDEVGELVVTNPMPSMPTRFWNDPDGTRYHDSYFDLYPGVWRHGDWITLTSRGSVIIHGRSDSTLNRQGVRMGSADIYEVVERLPEIRESLVIGLELPDGGYWMPLFVHLAPGATLDDALRDRIKRTIREQLSPRHVPDEIIEAPGVPHTLTGKRIEVPIKRLLAGTPLEKAVNPGSVDDLELLRFYERIAADRAT; encoded by the coding sequence ATGACCACCGCACCGCACTCCGCCGCCCAGCCGACACCGGAACCCCTCTGGCAGCCCGGCCCGGACCGGATCGCCGGTGCACAGGTCACCCGCTTCCACGCCTGGGCCGCCACCCACCACGGCGCCCCCGCGCCCACCCCCGGCGACCCCGCGGCCAGTTACGCCGCCCTGCACCGCTGGTCCGTCGACCAACTCCCCACCTTCTGGGGGGCCGTGGCCGAATGGTTCGACGTCCGCTTCGCCACCCCCTACGACACCGTCCTCGCCGACCGCACCATGCCCGGCGCCCGCTGGTTCCCCGGCGCCACCCTCAACTACGCCGAACACGCCCTGCGCGCCGCCGAGGACCCCGCCCGCGCCGACACCCCCGCCCTCCTCCACGTCGACGAGCGCCAGGAGCCCGCCCCCCTCACCTGGGCCGAACTCCGCACCCAGGTCGGCTCGCTGGCCGCCGCCCTCCGCCGCCTCGGCGTCCGCCCCGGCGACCGCGTCAGCGGCTACCTCCCCAACATCCCCGAGGCCGTCGTCGCCCTCCTCGCCACCGCCGCGGTCGGCGCCGTGTGGACCTCCTGCGCCCCCGACTTCGGCGCCCGCAGCGTCCTGGACCGCTTCCAACAGGTCGAGCCCGTCGTCCTGTTCACCGTCGACGGCTACCGCTACGGCGGCAAGGAACACGACCGCCGCGACACCGTCGCCGAACTCCGCGCCGAACTCCCCACCGTGCGCGCCACCGTCCACGTCCCGCTGCTCGGCACCCCCGCCCCCGAAGGCGCCCTGAACTGGTCCGACCTGACCACGGACGACACCCAACCGGTCTTCGAACAGGTCCCCTTCGACCACCCGCTGTGGGTCCTGTACTCCTCCGGCACCACCGGCCTCCCCAAGGCCATCGTCCAGTCCCAGGGCGGCATCCTCCTCGAACACCTCAAGCAGGCCGGCCTGCACTGCGACCTCGGCCCCGACGACCGCTTCTTCTGGTACACCTCCACCGGCTGGATGATGTGGAACTTCCTGGTCGGCGGCCTGCTGGTCGGATCCACGATCGTCCTCTACGACGGCAGCCCCGGCCACCCCGACGTCGCCGCCCAATGGCAGGTCGCCGCCGCCACCCGCGCCACCGTCTTCGGCACCTCCGCCGCCTACGTCATGGCCTGCCGCAAGGCCGGCCTGCACCCGGCCCGCGACCTCGACCTGTCCACCGTCACCTGCGTCGCCACCACCGGCTCCCCGCTCCCGCCCGACGGCTTCCGCTGGCTGCACGACACCTTCGCCGAAGCCGGCACCGACCTGTGGACCGCCTCCGTCAGCGGCGGCACCGACGTGTGCAGTTGCTTCGCCGGCGCCGTCCCCACCCTCCCTGTCCACATCGGCGAACTCCAGGCCGCCTGCCTGGGCACCGACCTCCAGGCATGGGACCCCCAGGGCAAGCCCGTCGTCGACGAGGTCGGCGAACTCGTCGTCACCAACCCCATGCCGTCCATGCCCACCCGCTTCTGGAACGACCCCGACGGCACCCGCTACCACGACAGTTACTTCGACTTGTACCCCGGCGTCTGGCGGCACGGCGACTGGATCACCCTCACCTCCCGGGGCAGCGTCATCATCCACGGCCGCTCCGACTCCACCCTCAACCGCCAGGGCGTCCGGATGGGCTCCGCCGACATCTACGAGGTCGTCGAGCGCCTCCCCGAGATCCGCGAATCCCTCGTCATCGGCCTCGAACTCCCCGACGGCGGCTACTGGATGCCGCTCTTCGTCCACCTCGCCCCCGGCGCCACCCTGGACGACGCCCTGCGCGACCGCATCAAGCGCACCATCCGCGAACAGCTCTCCCCCCGCCACGTCCCCGACGAGATCATCGAGGCCCCCGGCGTCCCGCACACCCTCACCGGCAAGCGCATCGAGGTCCCGATCAAGCGCCTCCTCGCCGGCACCCCCCTCGAAAAGGCCGTCAACCCCGGCTCCGTCGACGACCTCGAACTCCTCCGCTTCTACGAGCGGATCGCCGCCGACCGCGCCACCTGA
- the ptsP gene encoding phosphoenolpyruvate--protein phosphotransferase translates to METTLRGVGVSHGVAIGEVRHMGTPVLEPPAKQIPAEEAEREQGRARQAVEAVAADLIARGNLAGGEAQHVLEAQAMMAQDPELMADVERRIVVGSTAERAVYDAFAAYRALLAGAGEYLAGRVADLDDVRNRIVARLLGVPMPGVPDSDEPYVLIARDLAPADTALLDPALVLGFVTEEGGPTSHSAILARALGVPAVVAMPGAGELVEGTVIAVDGSTGEVFVDPSAEKRAELTQAAEARKAALAASSGPGATSDGHKVPLLANVGGPADVPAAVEAGAEGVGLFRTEFLFLDDSERAPSEEKQVEAYRQVLAAFPEGRVVVRVLDAGADKPLNFLTPADEPNPALGVRGLRTLLDHPEVLRTQLSALAKAAEGLPVYLEVMAPMVADRIDAKAFADACREAGLQAKFGAMVEIPSAALRARSILQEVEFLSLGTNDLAQYTFAADRQVGAVSRLQDPWQPALLDLVAASAEAAKAEGKSCGVCGEAASDPLLACVLTGLGVTSLSMGAASLPYVRATLAKHTLAQCERAAAAARAADTAADARAAAQAVLSGE, encoded by the coding sequence ATGGAGACAACGCTGCGGGGCGTCGGGGTGAGCCACGGCGTGGCCATCGGCGAGGTGCGGCACATGGGCACGCCGGTGCTGGAGCCGCCGGCCAAGCAGATTCCGGCGGAGGAGGCGGAGCGTGAGCAGGGGCGCGCCCGTCAGGCCGTGGAAGCTGTGGCTGCCGACCTGATCGCGCGGGGCAACCTGGCCGGTGGCGAGGCCCAGCACGTGCTGGAGGCCCAGGCCATGATGGCGCAGGACCCCGAGCTGATGGCCGATGTCGAGCGGCGGATCGTCGTGGGCAGCACGGCCGAGCGGGCGGTGTACGACGCGTTCGCCGCGTACCGGGCGCTGCTGGCCGGGGCGGGCGAGTACCTGGCGGGGCGGGTGGCCGACCTCGATGACGTGCGCAACCGCATCGTGGCGCGGCTGTTGGGCGTGCCGATGCCGGGCGTGCCGGACAGCGACGAGCCGTATGTGCTGATCGCGCGGGACCTGGCGCCGGCGGACACCGCGCTGTTGGACCCGGCGCTGGTGCTCGGTTTCGTGACCGAGGAGGGCGGGCCGACCAGCCACAGCGCGATTCTCGCGCGGGCGCTGGGGGTGCCGGCCGTGGTGGCGATGCCGGGTGCGGGTGAGCTCGTCGAGGGCACCGTGATCGCGGTGGACGGCAGCACCGGTGAGGTCTTCGTCGATCCCAGTGCGGAGAAGCGGGCCGAGCTGACGCAGGCCGCCGAGGCGCGGAAGGCGGCGCTGGCGGCGTCGTCCGGTCCGGGTGCGACGTCCGACGGGCACAAGGTGCCGCTGTTGGCGAACGTCGGCGGGCCGGCGGACGTGCCGGCGGCGGTGGAGGCCGGCGCGGAGGGCGTCGGGCTGTTCCGCACGGAGTTCCTGTTCCTGGATGACAGCGAGCGGGCGCCGTCGGAGGAGAAGCAGGTCGAGGCGTACCGGCAGGTGCTGGCGGCGTTCCCGGAGGGGCGCGTGGTGGTCCGCGTGCTGGATGCCGGGGCGGACAAGCCGCTGAACTTCCTGACGCCGGCGGACGAGCCGAACCCGGCGCTGGGCGTGCGGGGGCTGCGGACGCTGCTGGACCACCCCGAGGTGCTGCGGACGCAGCTTTCGGCGCTGGCGAAGGCCGCCGAGGGGCTGCCGGTCTACCTTGAGGTCATGGCGCCGATGGTGGCGGACCGGATCGATGCGAAGGCGTTCGCGGATGCCTGCCGGGAGGCCGGGCTCCAGGCGAAGTTCGGCGCGATGGTGGAGATTCCGTCGGCGGCGCTGCGGGCCCGGTCGATCCTGCAGGAGGTGGAGTTCCTGTCGCTGGGCACCAACGACCTGGCGCAGTACACCTTTGCGGCGGACCGTCAGGTGGGCGCGGTGTCGCGGCTTCAGGACCCGTGGCAGCCGGCGCTGTTGGACCTCGTGGCGGCCTCGGCCGAGGCGGCGAAGGCCGAGGGCAAGAGCTGTGGGGTGTGCGGTGAGGCGGCCTCCGATCCGTTGTTGGCGTGCGTGTTGACGGGGCTCGGGGTGACCAGCTTGTCGATGGGTGCGGCGTCGCTTCCGTATGTGCGGGCGACGCTGGCCAAGCACACGCTGGCGCAGTGCGAGCGGGCGGCGGCCGCGGCGCGGGCCGCGGACACCGCGGCGGATGCCCGGGCGGCCGCGCAGGCGGTGCTCTCCGGGGAGTGA
- a CDS encoding glycoside hydrolase family 31 protein, with product MNGRELVRSVRMVRAVGPAQGLRAVRAAWRRSRADARALPRRGAERARVPGTAHGAEPLPGGGVIRFARSSLRVRVAVGGAVFCGWDGACPEPSYALAGACPGVDPRAVLEPDTEGGWRVVSERVLVVVSRFGAVEVRTPGGAMLRRELPPRWWDRAEASGDGAEGAVVEETGAEGAAGSRWVQRSEVAADARFFGLGGRAGGPRLRDGVYRLWNTDPGGAFGPQDDPLYLAMPVQLVVADAGTHLVFHDNSWDGRVTLREGAEGAGSGHDRPGTCEVRVDGGPLRYWVLAGTPARVLQGWTALTGAPALPPRWALGYQHARWGFGGADEVRRVVAGYRERGLPLSAVHLDIDHYDGHRVFTVDRERFPDLPGLAGELREQGVRLVSIVDPAVKAEPGNAVYDGGAAVDAFVRDARGRVVRGVVWPGESVYPDFTDSRVRKWWGALYAERLAQGFAGFWHDMNEPVSFAAFGEATLPRSARHDLEGRGGDHREAHNVYGLAMAQAAFEGLCELRPGERPFLFSRSGWAGLQRYGGTWSGDVATGWPGLRASLALVLGLGLCGVPYSGPDVGGFSGVPSPELYLRWFQLGAYLPLFRTHSALWAGRREPWEYGAEVAEHAAAALRERERLLPYFVTLGQLARLSGAPYVRPVWWNAPRDRALRECEDAFLLGDALLVAPVLEAGAVRRVVRLPRGRWYDTATGRAYDGPGRVWVAAPLSRIPVLARAGSVVPVAGADGGTELEVWAPVAGRPGAGLVVPDCGDGWRRPEVARFSTRLAGGRVVVERRDGGPVGYPVRVRGLAGEGDG from the coding sequence ATGAACGGGCGTGAGCTGGTGCGGTCGGTACGGATGGTCAGGGCGGTCGGGCCGGCGCAGGGGCTGCGGGCCGTGCGTGCGGCGTGGCGCCGGAGCAGAGCGGACGCGCGGGCGTTGCCGCGGCGGGGTGCGGAGCGGGCGCGGGTGCCGGGGACGGCCCACGGGGCGGAGCCGCTGCCCGGTGGCGGCGTGATCCGCTTCGCGCGGTCGTCGCTGCGGGTGCGGGTCGCGGTGGGCGGTGCGGTGTTCTGCGGGTGGGACGGGGCCTGTCCCGAGCCGTCGTACGCGCTGGCCGGGGCGTGTCCGGGGGTGGATCCGCGGGCGGTGCTGGAGCCGGACACGGAGGGCGGCTGGCGGGTCGTCTCGGAGCGGGTGCTGGTGGTGGTGTCGCGGTTCGGTGCGGTGGAGGTGCGGACGCCGGGCGGGGCGATGCTGCGGCGGGAGTTGCCGCCGCGCTGGTGGGACCGGGCGGAGGCGTCCGGGGACGGTGCGGAGGGGGCCGTGGTCGAGGAAACCGGGGCCGAGGGGGCGGCCGGGTCGCGGTGGGTGCAGCGGTCGGAGGTGGCGGCGGATGCGCGGTTCTTCGGGCTGGGCGGCCGGGCCGGCGGCCCGCGGCTGCGGGACGGGGTCTACCGGCTGTGGAACACCGATCCGGGCGGCGCGTTCGGACCGCAGGACGATCCGCTGTATCTGGCGATGCCGGTGCAGTTGGTGGTGGCCGACGCGGGGACGCACCTGGTGTTCCACGACAACTCCTGGGACGGCCGGGTGACGCTGCGCGAGGGCGCGGAGGGCGCCGGTTCCGGGCATGACCGGCCGGGCACCTGTGAAGTGCGGGTGGACGGCGGGCCGTTGCGCTATTGGGTGTTGGCGGGGACGCCGGCCCGGGTGCTCCAGGGGTGGACGGCGCTGACGGGTGCGCCGGCGCTGCCGCCCCGTTGGGCGCTGGGGTATCAGCACGCCCGGTGGGGGTTCGGCGGGGCGGACGAGGTGCGGCGGGTGGTGGCCGGCTATCGGGAGCGGGGGTTGCCGCTGTCTGCGGTCCATCTGGACATCGACCACTACGACGGCCATCGGGTGTTCACCGTGGACCGGGAGCGGTTCCCCGATCTTCCGGGGCTGGCCGGGGAGTTGCGGGAGCAGGGCGTTCGCCTGGTGTCGATCGTGGATCCGGCGGTGAAGGCGGAGCCGGGGAACGCGGTGTACGACGGCGGGGCGGCGGTGGACGCCTTCGTGCGGGACGCGCGGGGGCGGGTGGTGCGGGGGGTGGTGTGGCCGGGCGAGTCGGTGTATCCGGACTTCACCGACTCGCGGGTGCGCAAGTGGTGGGGTGCGCTGTACGCGGAGCGGTTGGCGCAGGGGTTCGCGGGGTTCTGGCACGACATGAACGAGCCGGTGTCGTTCGCGGCGTTCGGGGAGGCGACGCTGCCCCGGTCGGCGCGGCACGACCTGGAGGGGCGGGGCGGTGACCACCGGGAGGCGCACAACGTCTACGGGTTGGCGATGGCCCAGGCCGCCTTCGAGGGGCTGTGTGAACTGCGCCCCGGGGAGCGGCCGTTCCTGTTCTCCCGGTCGGGGTGGGCGGGGTTGCAGCGGTACGGGGGCACCTGGTCGGGGGACGTGGCGACCGGGTGGCCGGGGCTGCGGGCGTCGTTGGCGCTGGTGTTGGGGCTGGGGTTGTGCGGGGTGCCGTACAGCGGGCCCGACGTGGGCGGTTTCTCGGGGGTGCCGTCGCCGGAGCTGTATCTGCGGTGGTTCCAACTGGGCGCGTACCTCCCGCTGTTCCGGACGCACTCGGCGTTGTGGGCGGGGCGGCGGGAGCCGTGGGAGTACGGGGCGGAGGTGGCGGAGCACGCGGCGGCGGCGCTGCGGGAGCGGGAGCGGTTGCTGCCGTACTTCGTGACGCTGGGGCAGTTGGCGCGGCTGTCGGGGGCGCCGTATGTGCGCCCGGTGTGGTGGAACGCGCCGCGGGACCGGGCGTTGCGGGAGTGTGAGGACGCGTTCCTGTTGGGGGACGCGCTGTTGGTGGCGCCGGTGTTGGAGGCGGGGGCGGTGCGGCGGGTAGTGCGGCTGCCGCGCGGCCGGTGGTACGACACCGCCACCGGGCGGGCGTACGACGGGCCGGGCCGGGTGTGGGTGGCGGCGCCGCTGTCCCGTATTCCGGTGCTGGCGCGGGCCGGTTCGGTGGTGCCGGTGGCGGGCGCGGACGGCGGGACGGAGCTGGAGGTGTGGGCACCGGTGGCCGGGCGGCCGGGCGCGGGGTTGGTGGTGCCGGACTGCGGGGACGGCTGGCGGCGGCCGGAGGTGGCGCGGTTCAGCACGCGGCTGGCGGGCGGCAGGGTGGTCGTGGAGCGGCGGGACGGGGGGCCGGTGGGGTATCCGGTGCGGGTGCGGGGGCTGGCCGGGGAGGGGGACGGGTAA
- a CDS encoding M15 family metallopeptidase produces the protein MPRLAATRRGLAAAAAALLTVVAVPSSAEAGSGGVPPSSRRAGAGALAHDPKAPPEFVALRDVDPTIIQEIRYATPHDFLGVPATGYREPMCILTRDAARALHRAQLSFLRRGYSLKVYDCYRPQRAVNRFVAWAKDLSDQRMKAEFYPRVDKSVLFRDGYIAEKSGHSRGSTVDLTLVPLPALPTRPYVPGEPLSSCFAPKAVRFPDNSLDMGTGFDCFDTLAHTLDPRIRGKQRANRLFLKAGLERAGFVNYAPEWWHYTFTPETFPDTYFDFPIARSSLTRHR, from the coding sequence ATGCCGAGACTTGCTGCTACGCGGCGCGGCCTGGCCGCCGCTGCCGCCGCCCTGTTGACCGTGGTCGCCGTCCCGTCGAGCGCCGAGGCGGGCAGCGGGGGCGTACCGCCGTCGTCACGGCGCGCCGGGGCCGGCGCGCTGGCCCATGACCCCAAGGCGCCGCCGGAGTTCGTGGCGCTGCGCGACGTCGACCCCACGATCATCCAGGAGATCCGGTACGCCACCCCGCACGATTTCCTGGGCGTGCCGGCGACGGGATACCGCGAGCCGATGTGCATCCTGACCCGGGACGCGGCACGGGCGCTGCACCGCGCGCAGCTCTCCTTCCTGCGTCGCGGCTATTCCCTGAAGGTGTATGACTGCTATCGCCCGCAGCGGGCGGTGAACCGCTTCGTGGCGTGGGCGAAGGACCTTTCCGACCAGCGGATGAAGGCGGAGTTCTATCCGCGGGTGGACAAGTCGGTGCTGTTCCGGGACGGATATATCGCTGAGAAGTCCGGGCACAGCAGGGGCAGTACGGTCGATCTGACGCTGGTGCCGCTGCCGGCGCTGCCGACCCGGCCGTATGTGCCCGGGGAGCCGCTGTCCTCGTGCTTCGCCCCGAAGGCGGTCCGTTTCCCGGACAATTCGCTGGACATGGGGACCGGCTTCGACTGCTTCGACACCCTCGCGCACACCCTCGATCCGCGGATTCGGGGAAAGCAGCGGGCGAACCGGTTGTTCCTGAAGGCGGGGTTGGAAAGGGCCGGATTCGTCAATTACGCGCCCGAGTGGTGGCACTACACCTTCACGCCGGAGACCTTTCCTG